One genomic segment of uncultured Ilyobacter sp. includes these proteins:
- a CDS encoding type II toxin-antitoxin system HicA family toxin, which produces MRSKDLMKIIEKDGWYLVNIKGSHHQFKHPTKKGRVTIPHPKKDLPKGTIKSILKQAGLE; this is translated from the coding sequence GTGAGGTCAAAAGATTTGATGAAAATCATTGAAAAAGATGGTTGGTATCTTGTGAATATTAAAGGTTCGCACCATCAATTCAAACACCCTACTAAAAAAGGGAGAGTTACAATACCACATCCCAAGAAAGACCTACCAAAAGGAACTATTAAAAGTATCCTGAAACAAGCAGGGCTTGAATAA
- a CDS encoding type II toxin-antitoxin system HicB family antitoxin produces MKDVYIYPAIFTYADDGISIEFPGLEGAYTCGDTEEEALYMAKDCLELHLYGMEEDGETIPEALKIRDIKLGEDQSVVMVRVNMKPVRDEMQNKAVKKTLTIPKWLNDAALKQHINFSALLKSALMDELEINH; encoded by the coding sequence ATGAAAGATGTTTATATTTATCCGGCAATTTTTACTTATGCTGATGATGGTATCTCTATTGAATTCCCAGGCTTAGAAGGAGCTTATACTTGTGGAGACACTGAAGAAGAAGCCCTTTACATGGCTAAAGACTGTTTAGAATTACATCTTTATGGAATGGAAGAAGATGGTGAGACTATTCCTGAAGCTTTAAAGATTAGAGATATTAAGCTAGGAGAAGATCAATCAGTAGTAATGGTCAGAGTTAATATGAAACCTGTAAGGGATGAGATGCAAAATAAAGCTGTGAAAAAAACTTTAACTATTCCAAAGTGGCTAAACGATGCAGCTTTAAAGCAGCATATCAACTTCTCAGCACTTTTAAAGTCAGCACTCATGGATGAATTAGAAATTAATCACTAA
- a CDS encoding lysozyme, protein MKTNAEGETLIKDFEKLRLKAYLCPAGVPTIGYGATRYEDGTKVKLGNTITKERAEKLFKSLVNDFEKDISKLIKVDLNSNQFSALVSFAFNVGVGNFKNSTLLRKINSGDLEGASKEFERWIYSNGKKLRGLIRRREAEKELFLT, encoded by the coding sequence ATGAAAACTAATGCAGAAGGGGAAACGCTCATAAAAGATTTTGAAAAGCTCAGATTAAAAGCATACCTGTGCCCTGCAGGTGTGCCTACAATTGGTTATGGGGCTACAAGATACGAAGACGGTACAAAAGTTAAACTGGGCAACACGATAACAAAAGAAAGAGCTGAAAAGCTATTTAAGAGCCTTGTGAATGATTTTGAAAAAGATATATCTAAATTAATCAAGGTGGACTTGAACAGCAATCAGTTCTCCGCCCTCGTGAGTTTTGCTTTTAATGTCGGGGTAGGTAACTTTAAGAACTCTACTCTTCTCAGAAAAATAAACTCTGGGGATCTTGAAGGTGCCTCTAAAGAGTTCGAGAGGTGGATCTATAGCAACGGAAAGAAGCTAAGAGGTTTAATAAGAAGAAGAGAAGCGGAAAAAGAGCTTTTTCTAACATAA
- a CDS encoding glycerophosphodiester phosphodiesterase, whose protein sequence is MRGIENRVNQIGRERLVRKKISNSIHGSDTEPKFMQDNAAEYKEIMIDKNTGKYYKCISQAGSVAVANPTSDFEEFSQKVTSEKVENLSPVQVNNLSYPVVFAHRGGASIAPENTMEAFRLSHHIGIDGLECDIQKLSDGGLGIIHDNTVDYSTTSTGNVADFSTIGFKRLVVDSDTFLPQGGFGNLELPMLSEFLDEFGGKTILLLEMKSNSNNEDEIIVDMLLKRGIGQSCILMGWAKEYLSYAVSKGVPTLYLNSDGTGQTPQQLVDAGIDFLGSDYSQITAGTVSSFKALGIKVFGYTVKRHSDVESFINIKGGDGVISDDPIYCKGLYNSFNHVHTKDPFINQTLWHGQIAGSGSRGQFTSPKYWGFTNNSPAEFVLQGWGSPIKKDPNEDTFIINLKMIIDSVNSGDMSRWGSIFICNNNDIGFTDTSKTGSNGYHFLMRANGSIYIYKVTEGVGSLLESKTTGVTALTLGITEAEYKITVTSSSVKLERVDVSYSIETTDTEHRGGYFHLGHNGSAVRFFDISIS, encoded by the coding sequence ATGAGAGGAATTGAAAATAGAGTTAATCAGATAGGGAGAGAAAGATTAGTTAGAAAAAAAATATCAAACTCTATACACGGATCAGATACCGAACCAAAATTTATGCAAGATAATGCGGCTGAATATAAAGAAATAATGATAGATAAAAATACAGGTAAGTATTATAAATGTATCAGTCAAGCTGGATCTGTAGCAGTTGCAAATCCTACGAGTGATTTTGAAGAATTTTCTCAGAAGGTAACTTCGGAGAAAGTAGAGAATTTATCCCCTGTGCAAGTAAATAATTTGAGCTACCCTGTAGTATTTGCACACAGAGGAGGAGCGAGCATAGCCCCAGAAAATACTATGGAGGCGTTTAGGCTCTCACATCACATAGGGATAGATGGTTTGGAGTGCGATATACAAAAACTTTCGGATGGTGGATTAGGAATAATACACGATAACACCGTTGATTATTCTACTACGAGTACGGGGAACGTGGCAGATTTTTCGACTATAGGTTTTAAACGGTTAGTTGTAGATTCTGATACATTTTTACCTCAAGGTGGGTTCGGAAACTTAGAACTTCCAATGTTATCAGAATTTTTGGACGAGTTCGGTGGGAAAACAATTTTGCTGTTAGAAATGAAATCGAACTCTAATAATGAGGATGAAATTATAGTAGATATGTTGCTAAAACGTGGAATAGGTCAGAGTTGCATTTTGATGGGGTGGGCAAAAGAATATTTATCTTATGCAGTGTCTAAAGGCGTTCCAACTCTTTATTTAAATAGTGATGGGACAGGACAAACTCCACAACAGTTAGTTGATGCAGGAATTGATTTTTTAGGCTCTGATTATTCTCAAATTACAGCTGGCACAGTGTCATCTTTTAAGGCATTAGGTATAAAGGTTTTCGGATACACAGTTAAAAGACACTCAGATGTAGAGAGTTTTATAAACATAAAAGGCGGTGATGGTGTTATTTCTGACGACCCTATATATTGTAAAGGATTATACAACTCTTTTAATCATGTCCATACAAAAGATCCTTTTATAAACCAGACTTTGTGGCATGGGCAAATAGCGGGATCGGGTTCAAGGGGGCAGTTTACAAGTCCTAAATACTGGGGGTTTACCAACAATTCTCCTGCTGAATTTGTTTTGCAAGGTTGGGGAAGCCCTATAAAAAAAGACCCCAATGAAGATACATTTATTATCAATCTGAAAATGATAATTGATTCTGTAAACAGTGGAGATATGAGTAGGTGGGGTAGCATATTTATCTGTAATAATAATGATATAGGTTTTACAGACACTTCTAAAACTGGATCAAATGGCTATCATTTTCTTATGAGAGCGAATGGAAGTATATACATTTATAAAGTTACGGAAGGCGTAGGAAGTTTATTGGAATCTAAAACTACTGGTGTAACCGCTTTAACTTTAGGGATAACAGAAGCAGAATACAAAATCACTGTTACTTCTTCTAGCGTTAAATTAGAAAGGGTGGATGTTTCCTACTCGATAGAAACAACAGACACAGAGCACAGGGGAGGATATTTTCATCTAGGCCACAACGGGTCAGCTGTTAGATTTTTCGATATATCTATTTCTTGA
- a CDS encoding phage tail tape measure protein, whose protein sequence is MSLLGKETYLIEQKVTSDTTGLEKGMKKASSSMDGFSGTVTKAFPKLKALASTQNLVAGAMAVAAYKTVQAVKDFAAYEKQMSSVNTLLKVSRKELAEYGNGLIDVAIKTGTTKEELASGAYEALSAGVDATDLLSFMETAAKGAAAGMTDVTTATDVLTSTINGFKLESSDATDVMDKLITIQNNGKIVLGQLSTVMGDVADISNSLGLDLDNVGAALSTITMSGTPAAQAGTRLKAMFSELSKEGTTAYDTFQKITGESFKEFIAKGGNLGDALQEMQSYAKSTGTEMISLWSSIEAGQGAMGLTGENANVFTKNLKAMGESAGELEKSYSIASDNIATDWAKLTAKIDSNWKELITELQTPIRAVIEVAYKVVDFAGNVNFIENTKKIYNALGGNIVGAVSSGITRVINDFQNENSMRNQKTPNNFANEKEDLQSEKNSQRSYLADLKAKEEAKKQAALLKQQKEAEEAEKKSTEQAAADKKALLEKISSYEDDHADKINLIDIKSLSSKREYQENLNGQLKSGLISRKEYNEKLEAFEDENALKQNTNYKEALEELKNFYISVGEITKANAIEKQILEIEVKITGMEGDLLGGGLSEFQKLQEEAATLYHNTLLAGEYDFQQQKLALLESGKITEQQYTQSLFDYRVNMNTLEQMFRIEQLEELRSYQAEKLGDLAAAAETQRLIEEERLKKTDRIKELEIQQEAEHKNNISDIKLGVVKVFAETATAILSGEISSLSELANVLLERLGTLALGEAEQALVRSYVDYAKATSYAADPVTAALAPPLFAAASQELALAGQLGAIGAVSMAASSTLSSDDDSNSKSTDYSADSDVRTAESTASSSDDDKVQIYISTEENSMAKAMVKILEKELNDEYNVSIIGEKK, encoded by the coding sequence ATGAGTTTACTTGGTAAAGAAACTTACCTCATAGAGCAAAAAGTAACTTCTGACACAACGGGACTGGAAAAAGGGATGAAAAAAGCCAGCTCCAGTATGGATGGATTCAGCGGAACTGTAACAAAGGCTTTTCCAAAATTAAAAGCCCTTGCTTCAACTCAAAATTTAGTGGCTGGAGCAATGGCCGTTGCAGCTTATAAAACCGTACAGGCTGTCAAAGACTTTGCAGCTTATGAAAAACAGATGTCCTCAGTAAATACCCTTCTGAAAGTCTCCAGAAAAGAACTGGCCGAGTACGGGAACGGCCTTATAGATGTGGCTATAAAGACGGGGACTACTAAAGAGGAGCTAGCAAGTGGGGCATATGAGGCTCTGAGTGCAGGAGTAGACGCTACAGATCTGCTAAGCTTCATGGAAACTGCTGCAAAAGGTGCAGCTGCCGGAATGACAGACGTAACAACTGCTACAGATGTACTCACATCCACAATAAACGGATTCAAGCTTGAAAGCTCCGACGCAACAGATGTTATGGACAAGCTTATCACGATACAGAACAACGGAAAAATAGTTCTGGGGCAGTTGTCAACTGTTATGGGGGACGTTGCAGACATTTCAAATAGTCTAGGTTTGGATCTTGATAACGTAGGGGCGGCCCTTTCTACTATAACCATGAGTGGAACACCGGCTGCACAGGCCGGAACCAGATTAAAAGCTATGTTCTCAGAACTTTCAAAAGAGGGAACTACAGCCTATGACACTTTTCAGAAGATAACAGGAGAGAGTTTCAAAGAATTTATAGCAAAGGGCGGCAATCTAGGTGACGCTCTACAAGAAATGCAAAGTTACGCTAAAAGTACAGGAACAGAAATGATAAGTCTTTGGAGCAGTATAGAGGCCGGGCAAGGGGCTATGGGGCTGACCGGAGAAAATGCAAATGTTTTTACCAAAAACCTTAAAGCTATGGGAGAATCTGCCGGAGAACTAGAGAAATCCTACTCTATAGCTAGTGACAATATAGCTACAGATTGGGCCAAACTAACAGCTAAAATTGACTCCAATTGGAAAGAGTTGATAACAGAACTACAAACACCAATAAGGGCCGTCATAGAGGTGGCCTACAAAGTTGTGGATTTTGCCGGGAATGTTAATTTTATAGAAAACACCAAGAAGATCTATAACGCTCTAGGCGGAAATATAGTTGGGGCTGTTTCTTCTGGGATAACAAGAGTTATAAATGATTTTCAGAATGAAAACTCTATGAGGAATCAAAAGACACCTAATAATTTTGCAAATGAAAAGGAAGATCTACAATCAGAAAAGAATTCACAAAGATCTTATCTAGCTGATCTTAAAGCTAAAGAAGAGGCAAAAAAACAGGCGGCCCTTTTAAAGCAACAAAAAGAGGCGGAAGAGGCAGAAAAGAAGTCTACTGAACAGGCTGCCGCTGATAAAAAAGCTTTACTTGAGAAAATATCATCTTATGAAGACGATCACGCTGACAAAATTAATTTAATTGATATAAAGTCTTTAAGTTCTAAGAGAGAATACCAAGAAAACCTAAATGGACAGCTAAAATCCGGACTTATTTCAAGAAAGGAATATAATGAAAAGCTAGAGGCCTTTGAGGATGAGAATGCACTAAAGCAAAATACAAACTATAAAGAGGCCCTAGAGGAGCTTAAAAACTTCTATATAAGTGTTGGAGAGATTACAAAAGCAAACGCTATAGAGAAACAGATCCTTGAAATAGAAGTGAAGATCACAGGAATGGAAGGAGATCTTTTAGGTGGAGGACTTTCAGAATTTCAGAAATTACAGGAAGAGGCTGCAACACTATATCACAATACTTTACTAGCCGGAGAATATGATTTTCAACAGCAAAAACTTGCATTATTAGAATCTGGGAAGATCACAGAGCAACAATATACACAATCCTTATTTGATTATAGAGTCAACATGAATACTTTAGAACAAATGTTTCGAATTGAGCAGCTAGAAGAATTGAGATCCTATCAAGCTGAAAAACTTGGAGATCTAGCAGCGGCAGCAGAAACGCAAAGATTAATTGAAGAAGAAAGGCTGAAAAAAACTGATAGAATTAAAGAATTGGAAATTCAGCAAGAGGCAGAACATAAAAATAATATCTCTGATATAAAGCTTGGAGTTGTAAAAGTATTTGCAGAAACGGCAACCGCTATTCTTAGTGGGGAAATAAGTTCTTTGAGTGAACTAGCAAACGTACTTCTTGAAAGACTTGGAACTCTGGCACTAGGAGAGGCAGAACAGGCCCTTGTTAGATCCTATGTTGACTATGCAAAAGCTACTTCATATGCAGCAGATCCAGTAACAGCGGCACTTGCACCGCCTTTATTTGCGGCAGCCTCTCAAGAATTGGCACTTGCAGGGCAACTTGGAGCAATAGGGGCTGTTTCAATGGCAGCAAGTTCCACTCTTAGTTCTGATGATGATTCTAACAGTAAGAGTACAGATTATTCAGCAGATAGTGACGTAAGGACCGCAGAAAGTACAGCCTCAAGCTCTGATGATGATAAGGTTCAGATCTATATTAGTACAGAGGAAAACTCTATGGCAAAGGCTATGGTTAAGATATTAGAAAAAGAGCTTAATGATGAATATAATGTTTCAATTATAGGGGAAAAAAAGTGA
- a CDS encoding phage virion morphogenesis protein, with translation MAKKVTFEQFKAILDEKTARAKDLKPVMKKISGDMQTKVDMRFRNTVGPDGNKWEPLSEATISRRKGRSSKPLNDSGDLKQSIHGKYDSTYAVVGTNTPYAAFQQFPAAKGENGKETVTETVKKHSRRTRSGKKTIVKSHKRTRSFDNPWGDKPGRPFLGFSENQKTKYKKWISNYIQKGG, from the coding sequence ATGGCTAAAAAAGTGACCTTTGAACAATTTAAAGCAATTTTAGATGAAAAAACAGCTAGGGCCAAAGACTTAAAGCCTGTTATGAAGAAGATCTCCGGGGATATGCAGACAAAGGTTGACATGAGATTCAGAAATACTGTAGGCCCAGACGGGAACAAGTGGGAACCTTTAAGCGAGGCAACTATTTCAAGAAGAAAAGGGAGAAGTAGTAAGCCGCTAAATGATAGTGGAGATCTTAAACAATCTATTCACGGGAAATATGATTCTACTTATGCGGTAGTGGGAACCAATACGCCTTATGCAGCTTTTCAACAATTTCCGGCTGCTAAAGGGGAAAACGGTAAGGAGACAGTAACAGAAACCGTCAAAAAGCATAGCAGAAGAACTAGGAGCGGTAAGAAAACTATTGTTAAGAGTCATAAGAGGACCAGAAGTTTTGATAATCCGTGGGGAGATAAACCGGGGCGGCCTTTTCTTGGATTCTCAGAAAATCAAAAGACAAAATATAAAAAATGGATCAGTAACTATATACAGAAGGGAGGTTAA